The following coding sequences lie in one Rutidosis leptorrhynchoides isolate AG116_Rl617_1_P2 chromosome 6, CSIRO_AGI_Rlap_v1, whole genome shotgun sequence genomic window:
- the LOC139853167 gene encoding putative F-box/LRR-repeat protein 23 — protein sequence MASTSSTPNWLEMPHELMLTIFHKLGAVEILENAQLVCTNWRRVSKDPALWKVIDMNKSIDSLYMDEVYVDLTKQAVNRSSGELIAIIMKWFCTDDLLHYISQSSSKLQCLCLSNCFHITGCGLSDTVKRLAQLEHLYVYHTYIEGQDIEVIGLNCPHLKSFRLNREFHGNKIESLDVDACAIAKSMPELRHLQLLGNTMTDEGLQFILDGCPLLESLDVRKCFNLNIAGDLVQRCKKQIKDFKCSTEDDFLEYRLQEEYENYSDGSYENYADYYSD from the exons ATGGCGTCAACTTCTTCAACTCCAAACTGGCTAGAAATGCCCCACGAACTGATGCTAACAATATTCCATAAACTTGGCGCTGTTGAAATACTGGAGAACGCCCAACTAGTTTGCACAAATTGGCGTAGGGTTTCCAAGGATCCAGCGTTGTGGAAAGTAATCGATATGAACAAATCAATTGATAGTTTGTATATGGATGAAGTTTATGTGGATCTTACTAAACAAGCAGTGAATCGGAGCTCCGGTGAATTAATTGCTATTATTATGAAGTGGTTTTGCACCGATGACCTACTTCATTATATTTCTCAATC CTCAAGTAAGTTGCAATGTTTATGCCTTTCAAACTGCTTCCATATTACTGGTTGTGGCTTGAGTGACACGGTAAAAAGGCTAGCACAATTGGAACACCTTTACGTCTACCATACCTATATAGAGGGGCAAGACATTGAAGTGATTGGACTGAATTGCCCTCATCTCAAGTCCTTCAGGTTAAACAGAGAGTTTCACGGAAACAAAATTGAATCCCTTGATGTTGATGCATGTGCCATAGCAAAAAGCATGCCTGAGTTACGCCATTTGCAGCTACTTGGGAATACAATGACCGATGAGGGACTTCAATTCATACTAGATGGCTGCCCTCTCCTTGAATCCCTTGATGTTCGTAAGTGTTTTAACCTTAATATTGCTGGGGACTTGGTACAACGATGCAAGAAACAGATCAAAGATTTTAAGTGCTCTACTGAAGATGACTTCCTTGAATATCGCCTTCAAGAAGAATATGAAAATTACAGTGATGGTTCTTATGAGAATTATGCTGATTACTACTCTGATTAA